One part of the Streptococcus sp. oral taxon 431 genome encodes these proteins:
- a CDS encoding MBL fold metallo-hydrolase, translated as MSDIGFKYSILASGSSGNSFYLETPKKKILVDAGLSGKKITSLLSEINRKPEDLDAILITHEHSDHIHGVGVLARKYGMDLYANEKTWQAMENSKYLGKVDSSQKHIFEMGKTKSFGDIDIESFGVSHDAVAPQFYRFMKDDKSFVMLTDTGYVSDRMAGIVENADGYLIESNHDVEILRAGSYAWRLKQRILSDLGHLSNEDGADAMIRTLGNRTKKIYLGHLSKENNIKELAHMTMVNQLAQADLGVGVDFQVYDTSPDTATPLTEI; from the coding sequence ATGAGTGATATCGGTTTTAAATACAGTATTTTAGCATCGGGTTCCAGTGGAAATTCTTTTTACTTGGAAACACCAAAAAAGAAAATTTTAGTAGATGCGGGACTCTCAGGCAAAAAAATTACAAGCCTCTTGAGTGAAATCAATCGTAAACCAGAGGATTTGGATGCTATCTTAATAACCCATGAGCATTCAGATCATATCCACGGTGTGGGCGTCCTTGCTCGTAAGTACGGCATGGATCTTTATGCCAATGAGAAAACTTGGCAGGCTATGGAAAATAGTAAGTATCTCGGTAAAGTTGACTCGTCGCAAAAGCATATTTTCGAGATGGGTAAAACCAAATCCTTTGGCGACATCGATATCGAGAGCTTCGGTGTGAGTCATGATGCAGTCGCTCCCCAGTTTTATCGTTTTATGAAGGACGATAAGAGCTTTGTCATGCTGACGGATACAGGCTATGTTAGTGACCGTATGGCTGGCATTGTCGAGAATGCAGATGGCTACCTGATCGAGTCAAATCATGATGTTGAAATCCTGCGAGCAGGATCCTACGCATGGCGACTCAAACAACGCATCCTGTCTGATCTTGGACATCTCTCAAATGAAGATGGCGCAGACGCCATGATTCGCACACTAGGTAATCGCACCAAGAAGATTTACCTAGGCCATTTGTCTAAGGAAAATAATATCAAGGAGCTAGCCCACATGACCATGGTCAATCAGTTAGCTCAGGCAGATCTGGGAGTAGGAGTAGACTTTCAAGTTTACGATACTTCACCAGACACCGCAACACCATTGACTGAGATATAA
- a CDS encoding PedC/BrcD family bacteriocin maturation disulfide isomerase, with translation MEQFLENIKDLEVTTVARAQEALDNQETATFFIGRKTCPYCRKFAGTLAGVVAETKAHIYFINSEEPSQLEALQDFRSRYEIPTVPGFVHVKNGQINVRCDSSMSAQEIKEFAGL, from the coding sequence ATGGAACAATTTTTAGAAAACATCAAAGATCTTGAAGTGACAACAGTTGCGCGTGCTCAAGAAGCGCTCGACAATCAAGAAACAGCAACTTTCTTTATCGGACGTAAAACTTGTCCTTACTGCCGTAAATTTGCTGGCACATTGGCTGGTGTAGTGGCTGAAACCAAAGCACACATCTACTTCATTAATAGTGAAGAGCCAAGCCAACTTGAAGCTTTACAAGACTTCCGCTCACGCTACGAAATCCCAACTGTACCAGGATTCGTTCATGTTAAAAATGGACAAATCAATGTCCGTTGCGATTCTTCAATGTCAGCTCAAGAAATCAAAGAATTTGCTGGGTTGTAA